Proteins from one Gallus gallus isolate bGalGal1 unplaced genomic scaffold, bGalGal1.mat.broiler.GRCg7b scaffold_96, whole genome shotgun sequence genomic window:
- the LOC121106435 gene encoding C-type lectin domain family 2 member B-like isoform X1 has protein sequence MGEGDQQETFSEHKAVTEPLGQSGEGDQWGSWCHVTGRRRSRVQLIAACAALGALILVLLVISTACRQVPVPPFPDFAHVCPNAWVGFQGKCYYFSKEENDWNSSREHCNAHGASLATIGSAEEMDFMMRFQGPANCWIGLHREEEDAQWTWSDGTAFTNWFELRGGGRCAYLNRDRISSSLCHLHKHWVCSRADHYVLWKQNAHPQ, from the exons ATGGGAGAAGGAGACcaacaggaaacattttcagagcacaaagcagtaACAGAGCCCCTTGGGCAGAGTGGAGAAGGAGACCAATGGG GTTCCTGGTGCCATGTGACAGGAAGGAGGAGATCCCGTGTGCAGCTCATTGCTGCgtgtgcagcactgggagccctCATCCTCGTGCTGCTGGTGATATCGACCG CATGTCGGCAGGTCCCTGTGCCACCTTTCCCAGACTTTGCCCATGTGTGCCCCAACGCCTGGGTCGGATTCCAGgggaaatgctattatttttccAAGGAGGAGAAtgattggaacagcagcagggagcactgcaatGCCCACGGAGCTTCCCTGGCCACCATAGGCAGTGCGGAGGAGATG GATTTCATGATGCGCTTCCAGGGCCCGGCAAACTGTTGGAtcgggctgcacagggaagaagaggatgCCCAGTGGACGTGGAGCGATGGCACAGCCTTCACCAACTG gtttgagctgcgaggtgGAGGCCGATGTGCGTACCTGAACAGGGACAGGATCAGCTCATCCCTGTGCCACCTACAcaagcactgggtctgcagcagagctgaccacTATGTCCTCTGGAAGCAAAATGCACACCCACAATGA
- the LOC769366 gene encoding C-type lectin domain family 2 member E-like isoform X2 codes for MSVQTPILKHKVSTPAEGERLNHSSEHKAAPEPPAHQRRRIPTSSDPQLPEEDVQISLLESNTSTPAMGEGDQQETFLEHQAAPEPLGQSGGLQWGSSCHGMGRRTSCVQLTAVHAALGALILVLVVILTVCWRAPIPPFPGFAHVCPNAWVGFQGKCCYFLKGENDWNSSREHCNAHGASLATIGSAEEMDFMMRFQGPANCWIGLHREEEDAQWTWSDGTAFTNWFELRGGGRCAYLNGDRISSYLCHLHKHWVCSRADHYVLWKQKAHPQ; via the exons TCTGTGCAAACACCAATACTGAAGCACAAGGTTTCCACGCCTGCAGAAGGAGAACGACTGAACCATTCgtcagagcacaaagcagcaccagaacCCCCAGCACACCAGAGGAGAAGGATCCCAACAAG TTctgacccccagctcccagaagaGGATGTGCAGATATCGCTGCTGGAGTCCAATACTTCCACACCCGCTATGGGAGAAGGAGAccaacaggaaacatttttagaGCACCAAGCAGCACCGGAGCCTCTTGGGCAGAGTGGAGGACTCCAATGGG GTTCCTCGTGCCATGGGATGGGAAGAAGGACATCCTGTGTGCAGCTCACTGCCGTGCATGCAGCGCTGGGAGCACTCATCCTCGTGCTGGTGGTGATATTGACCG TGTGTTGGCGGGCCCCCATCCCACCTTTCCCAGGCTTTGCCCACGTGTGCCCCAACGCTTGGGTCGGATTCCAGGggaaatgctgttattttttgaaGGGGGAGAAtgattggaacagcagcagggagcactgcaatGCCCACGGAGCTTCCCTGGCCACCATAGGCAGTGCGGAGGAGATG GATTTCATGATGCGCTTCCAGGGCCCGGCAAACTGTTGGAtcgggctgcacagggaagaagaggacgCCCAGTGGACATGGAGCGATGGCACAGCCTTCACCAACTG gtttgagctgcgaggtgGAGGCCGATGTGCGTACCTGAACGGGGACAGGATCAGCTCATACCTGTGCCACCTACAcaagcactgggtctgcagcagagctgaccacTACGTCCTCTGGAAGCAAAAGGCGCACCCACAATGA
- the LOC769366 gene encoding C-type lectin domain family 2 member E-like isoform X1, with product MQSVQTPILKHKVSTPAEGERLNHSSEHKAAPEPPAHQRRRIPTSSDPQLPEEDVQISLLESNTSTPAMGEGDQQETFLEHQAAPEPLGQSGGLQWGSSCHGMGRRTSCVQLTAVHAALGALILVLVVILTVCWRAPIPPFPGFAHVCPNAWVGFQGKCCYFLKGENDWNSSREHCNAHGASLATIGSAEEMDFMMRFQGPANCWIGLHREEEDAQWTWSDGTAFTNWFELRGGGRCAYLNGDRISSYLCHLHKHWVCSRADHYVLWKQKAHPQ from the exons CAGTCTGTGCAAACACCAATACTGAAGCACAAGGTTTCCACGCCTGCAGAAGGAGAACGACTGAACCATTCgtcagagcacaaagcagcaccagaacCCCCAGCACACCAGAGGAGAAGGATCCCAACAAG TTctgacccccagctcccagaagaGGATGTGCAGATATCGCTGCTGGAGTCCAATACTTCCACACCCGCTATGGGAGAAGGAGAccaacaggaaacatttttagaGCACCAAGCAGCACCGGAGCCTCTTGGGCAGAGTGGAGGACTCCAATGGG GTTCCTCGTGCCATGGGATGGGAAGAAGGACATCCTGTGTGCAGCTCACTGCCGTGCATGCAGCGCTGGGAGCACTCATCCTCGTGCTGGTGGTGATATTGACCG TGTGTTGGCGGGCCCCCATCCCACCTTTCCCAGGCTTTGCCCACGTGTGCCCCAACGCTTGGGTCGGATTCCAGGggaaatgctgttattttttgaaGGGGGAGAAtgattggaacagcagcagggagcactgcaatGCCCACGGAGCTTCCCTGGCCACCATAGGCAGTGCGGAGGAGATG GATTTCATGATGCGCTTCCAGGGCCCGGCAAACTGTTGGAtcgggctgcacagggaagaagaggacgCCCAGTGGACATGGAGCGATGGCACAGCCTTCACCAACTG gtttgagctgcgaggtgGAGGCCGATGTGCGTACCTGAACGGGGACAGGATCAGCTCATACCTGTGCCACCTACAcaagcactgggtctgcagcagagctgaccacTACGTCCTCTGGAAGCAAAAGGCGCACCCACAATGA
- the LOC769366 gene encoding C-type lectin domain family 2 member B-like isoform X3 produces MGEGDQQETFLEHQAAPEPLGQSGGLQWGSSCHGMGRRTSCVQLTAVHAALGALILVLVVILTVCWRAPIPPFPGFAHVCPNAWVGFQGKCCYFLKGENDWNSSREHCNAHGASLATIGSAEEMDFMMRFQGPANCWIGLHREEEDAQWTWSDGTAFTNWFELRGGGRCAYLNGDRISSYLCHLHKHWVCSRADHYVLWKQKAHPQ; encoded by the exons ATGGGAGAAGGAGAccaacaggaaacatttttagaGCACCAAGCAGCACCGGAGCCTCTTGGGCAGAGTGGAGGACTCCAATGGG GTTCCTCGTGCCATGGGATGGGAAGAAGGACATCCTGTGTGCAGCTCACTGCCGTGCATGCAGCGCTGGGAGCACTCATCCTCGTGCTGGTGGTGATATTGACCG TGTGTTGGCGGGCCCCCATCCCACCTTTCCCAGGCTTTGCCCACGTGTGCCCCAACGCTTGGGTCGGATTCCAGGggaaatgctgttattttttgaaGGGGGAGAAtgattggaacagcagcagggagcactgcaatGCCCACGGAGCTTCCCTGGCCACCATAGGCAGTGCGGAGGAGATG GATTTCATGATGCGCTTCCAGGGCCCGGCAAACTGTTGGAtcgggctgcacagggaagaagaggacgCCCAGTGGACATGGAGCGATGGCACAGCCTTCACCAACTG gtttgagctgcgaggtgGAGGCCGATGTGCGTACCTGAACGGGGACAGGATCAGCTCATACCTGTGCCACCTACAcaagcactgggtctgcagcagagctgaccacTACGTCCTCTGGAAGCAAAAGGCGCACCCACAATGA
- the LOC769366 gene encoding C-type lectin domain family 2 member I-like isoform X5, giving the protein MMRFQGPANCWIGLHREEEDAQWTWSDGTAFTNWFELRGGGRCAYLNGDRISSYLCHLHKHWVCSRADHYVLWKQKAHPQ; this is encoded by the exons ATGATGCGCTTCCAGGGCCCGGCAAACTGTTGGAtcgggctgcacagggaagaagaggacgCCCAGTGGACATGGAGCGATGGCACAGCCTTCACCAACTG gtttgagctgcgaggtgGAGGCCGATGTGCGTACCTGAACGGGGACAGGATCAGCTCATACCTGTGCCACCTACAcaagcactgggtctgcagcagagctgaccacTACGTCCTCTGGAAGCAAAAGGCGCACCCACAATGA
- the LOC769366 gene encoding C-type lectin domain family 2 member I-like isoform X4: protein MDFMMRFQGPANCWIGLHREEEDAQWTWSDGTAFTNWFELRGGGRCAYLNGDRISSYLCHLHKHWVCSRADHYVLWKQKAHPQ from the exons ATG GATTTCATGATGCGCTTCCAGGGCCCGGCAAACTGTTGGAtcgggctgcacagggaagaagaggacgCCCAGTGGACATGGAGCGATGGCACAGCCTTCACCAACTG gtttgagctgcgaggtgGAGGCCGATGTGCGTACCTGAACGGGGACAGGATCAGCTCATACCTGTGCCACCTACAcaagcactgggtctgcagcagagctgaccacTACGTCCTCTGGAAGCAAAAGGCGCACCCACAATGA